In Nocardia asteroides, the following proteins share a genomic window:
- a CDS encoding oxygenase MpaB family protein — protein sequence MTVRAGSLLRRHLGDRRFLLTLPRAVGLQVLHPVIATALVEHAPYRLWLHKRRTVSQMIYLAHSGRTADSVIRFAHEHVKGVDDRGLRYHALHPEVFLFQHATYVETLMTAAEVYGPALTADDRELLYQQTCDWYRTYGVSDRDLPPTWSDFTDYFTEACATRLRRSPAADELRDQVLRPDEWIVRHLPDGAVRALQHPRAVELFDIPRRPADAATLRAVAATVRTGFALAPSRIRRVSQARLPQREISEGPPAPRADDPCPVR from the coding sequence ATGACAGTGCGAGCCGGCTCACTCCTGCGACGCCATCTCGGCGATCGCCGCTTCCTGCTGACACTGCCGCGCGCGGTCGGCCTCCAGGTCCTGCATCCGGTGATCGCCACCGCCCTCGTCGAGCACGCGCCCTATCGCCTGTGGCTGCACAAGCGACGCACCGTCTCCCAGATGATCTATCTCGCCCACTCCGGGCGGACGGCCGATTCGGTGATCCGTTTCGCCCACGAACACGTCAAGGGCGTCGACGATCGCGGGCTGCGCTACCACGCGCTGCACCCCGAGGTCTTCCTGTTCCAGCACGCGACCTACGTCGAGACCCTGATGACCGCGGCCGAGGTGTACGGCCCCGCCCTCACGGCGGACGACCGCGAGCTCCTGTATCAGCAGACCTGCGACTGGTACCGGACCTACGGCGTGAGCGACCGGGACCTCCCCCCGACCTGGTCCGACTTCACCGACTACTTCACCGAGGCGTGCGCCACCCGGTTGCGCCGCAGCCCGGCCGCGGACGAACTGCGCGACCAGGTGCTGCGACCCGACGAATGGATCGTACGACATCTACCCGACGGCGCGGTCCGCGCGCTCCAGCATCCCCGCGCGGTCGAGCTGTTCGACATCCCGCGCCGCCCGGCCGACGCCGCCACCCTGCGCGCCGTCGCCGCAACGGTCCGCACCGGATTCGCGCTGGCGCCCAGCCGGATCCGGCGCGTCTCCCAGGCCCGCCTGCCCCAGCGCGAGATCAGCGAGGGGCCGCCGGCGCCGCGCGCCGACGACCCCTGCCCGGTCAGATGA
- a CDS encoding AurF N-oxygenase family protein, whose product MTLSTAKQPGDPGYHEILRSLSEGSVTKHFDPYVDIDWDAPEFAVHADDPRWIMPEEDPLGRHPWYKAQPVERQIAMGMWRQAGIAKVGLDFEQLLIRGLMQYLVSVPNGDPEFRYVTHEAAEECNHTMMFQEMINRIGYRDVVGMGSIDRKLTMVIWPAVKYFPELFFTMILGGEEPIDHLQKSLLRAGVDLHPMVQRVMQIHVAEEARHISFAHEYLRKNVPSMNPVTKTVLSVAFPIAMRIMLDMIATPPKEFREKFDIPAEVMREAYWGSPESQATMRDVFGDVRALVTTTGMMNPVAKLAWRLLGISGPASRYRSEPARRAA is encoded by the coding sequence ATGACGCTGTCCACCGCCAAGCAGCCGGGCGACCCCGGCTACCACGAGATCCTGCGCAGTCTGTCCGAAGGGTCCGTGACCAAACACTTCGATCCCTATGTCGACATCGACTGGGACGCACCGGAATTCGCCGTGCACGCCGATGACCCGCGCTGGATCATGCCGGAGGAGGACCCGCTGGGCCGCCACCCCTGGTACAAGGCGCAGCCGGTCGAGCGCCAGATCGCCATGGGCATGTGGCGTCAGGCGGGGATCGCCAAGGTCGGCCTGGATTTCGAGCAGCTGCTGATCCGCGGGCTGATGCAGTACCTGGTCTCGGTGCCCAACGGTGATCCGGAGTTCCGGTACGTCACCCACGAGGCGGCCGAAGAGTGCAACCACACGATGATGTTCCAGGAGATGATCAACCGCATCGGCTACCGCGATGTGGTCGGCATGGGCAGCATCGACCGCAAGCTGACGATGGTGATCTGGCCCGCGGTGAAGTACTTCCCGGAGCTGTTCTTCACGATGATCCTCGGTGGTGAGGAGCCGATCGATCACCTGCAGAAGTCGCTGCTGCGCGCCGGAGTCGACCTGCATCCGATGGTGCAGCGGGTGATGCAGATCCATGTGGCCGAGGAAGCCAGGCACATCTCCTTCGCGCACGAATACCTGCGCAAGAACGTGCCCTCGATGAACCCGGTCACCAAAACCGTGCTGTCGGTGGCTTTCCCGATCGCCATGCGGATCATGCTCGACATGATCGCCACGCCGCCCAAGGAGTTCCGGGAGAAGTTCGACATCCCCGCCGAGGTGATGCGCGAGGCGTACTGGGGCAGCCCCGAGTCACAGGCCACCATGCGCGACGTCTTCGGTGACGTCCGCGCGCTGGTCACGACCACCGGCATGATGAACCCGGTCGCCAAGCTCGCCTGGCGCCTGCTCGGCATCTCCGGCCCGGCCTCGCGCTACCGCAGCGAACCGGCCCGCCGCGCCGCCTGA
- a CDS encoding lipase family protein: protein MTADPTRSNAESWPAPAGAVLPDDDPFYRAPAGFEQLPEGTVLRWRPIDLAAFGLIPLKVTAWQLLFRTTELNGQPDASVTTVIAPVGGADRATPLLSFQCAIDAVTSRGFPSYALQRGSRAIGTFAHVELLCFADALSRGWAISIPDHEGMLGAWGAPREPGYRALDGARAALNFAPLGLNPQAQVGLWGYSGGGLATSWAAEMAPDYAPELDIVGAVLGSPVGDLVATFHRLNGGLHAGLPTLVVAALRRVYPDFDAALGLHVSEAGMKVLERASRSTTGASVLRLARYNVGKHTAVPVADLLALEAMVAMFTDAELGTRAPAVPLLVVQAVHDQIIATADIDALVERYRAHGAHVTYLRDRLSEHITLLALSTPLSLNWLADRFAGAPATPSQTRTVWSVLGLRAGRQGLGALARAAVQVLFARPLSGSAIRPGLGETADEARHAA, encoded by the coding sequence TTGACTGCCGACCCCACCCGATCGAACGCCGAGAGCTGGCCCGCCCCCGCCGGCGCGGTCCTGCCCGACGACGACCCGTTCTACCGGGCACCGGCCGGCTTCGAGCAGCTGCCGGAGGGCACGGTCCTGCGGTGGCGGCCGATCGACCTCGCCGCCTTCGGGCTGATCCCGCTGAAGGTGACCGCCTGGCAGCTGCTGTTCCGCACCACCGAACTGAACGGACAGCCCGACGCCTCGGTGACTACGGTCATCGCGCCGGTCGGCGGCGCTGACCGGGCGACGCCGCTGTTGTCGTTCCAGTGCGCCATCGACGCGGTGACTTCGCGCGGATTCCCGTCCTACGCGCTGCAGCGCGGCTCGCGCGCGATCGGCACCTTCGCCCACGTCGAACTGCTCTGTTTCGCCGACGCGCTGAGCCGCGGCTGGGCCATCTCGATTCCCGATCACGAGGGCATGCTCGGCGCCTGGGGCGCGCCCCGCGAACCCGGCTACCGCGCCCTCGACGGCGCCCGCGCCGCACTGAATTTCGCCCCGCTCGGGCTGAATCCGCAGGCCCAGGTAGGGCTGTGGGGCTACTCCGGCGGCGGTCTGGCGACCTCGTGGGCCGCGGAGATGGCCCCGGACTACGCGCCGGAACTCGACATCGTCGGCGCGGTGCTCGGCTCGCCCGTCGGTGATCTGGTCGCGACCTTCCACCGGCTCAACGGCGGCCTGCACGCTGGTCTGCCCACGCTCGTCGTCGCCGCGCTGCGCCGGGTGTACCCGGACTTCGACGCCGCGCTCGGCCTCCATGTCAGCGAGGCGGGCATGAAGGTGCTCGAACGCGCGTCCCGGTCGACGACGGGTGCCTCGGTGCTGCGGCTGGCGCGCTACAACGTCGGCAAGCACACCGCCGTGCCGGTCGCCGATCTGCTGGCGCTCGAGGCGATGGTGGCGATGTTCACCGATGCCGAACTGGGCACCCGCGCGCCCGCGGTCCCGCTGCTCGTGGTGCAGGCCGTGCACGATCAGATCATCGCGACCGCCGACATCGACGCGCTGGTCGAGCGCTACCGCGCGCACGGCGCCCACGTCACCTACCTGCGCGACCGGTTGAGCGAGCACATCACATTGCTGGCGCTGTCGACCCCGCTGAGCCTGAACTGGCTGGCCGACCGGTTCGCCGGAGCCCCCGCGACGCCGTCGCAGACCCGCACGGTGTGGAGTGTGCTCGGCCTGCGGGCGGGCCGCCAGGGGCTGGGCGCGCTCGCCCGAGCCGCGGTCCAGGTGCTGTTCGCGCGGCCGCTGAGCGGTTCGGCGATCCGGCCCGGTCTCGGCGAGACCGCCGACGAGGCGCGGCACGCGGCGTGA
- a CDS encoding alpha/beta fold hydrolase — MVAIVAEARRAVRNVWSVSFGGGLESARPAPSMTVYEGKHRQLRRYDRATPATGNPVLLVPPLAVTPACFDLRPGQSLVRFLLDQGRQPYVLDYGRFGYADRDLGLEDWTHDILPEAILRVAHDHDGPVDIIGWSLGGALALLTSAAQPDLPIASITGLATPIDQSRTPLLQPLRLAGKVTGGREMALISKLMGGIPEEFVQLAFRLQAFDRELTRPLYLARNALDTEALARMEATDRFMSSMPGYPGRSSWQIYRSLVVRNELARGSIRLRSDLVIELAKVTCRVLLVGSRTDLVVPAAAVRRGLAVLPNAAEARFVEVTGGHLGLLANVSAADSTWPAIEEFLRG; from the coding sequence GTGGTGGCGATCGTTGCCGAGGCTCGGCGCGCGGTGCGCAACGTGTGGTCGGTGTCCTTCGGTGGTGGGCTCGAATCGGCGCGGCCGGCGCCGTCGATGACGGTGTACGAGGGCAAGCACCGGCAGTTGCGCCGGTACGACCGCGCGACACCGGCGACCGGGAATCCGGTCCTGCTCGTGCCGCCGCTGGCGGTGACGCCGGCGTGCTTCGACCTGCGGCCGGGACAGAGCCTGGTGCGCTTCCTGCTCGACCAGGGCAGGCAGCCGTATGTGCTCGACTACGGCCGATTCGGTTACGCCGACCGGGATCTCGGGCTCGAGGACTGGACCCACGACATCCTGCCCGAGGCGATCCTGCGCGTCGCCCACGACCACGACGGCCCGGTGGACATCATCGGCTGGTCGCTCGGCGGCGCGCTGGCGCTGCTCACCTCGGCCGCCCAGCCGGACCTGCCGATCGCCTCGATCACCGGCCTGGCCACCCCGATCGACCAGTCGCGCACCCCGCTGCTGCAGCCGCTGCGCCTGGCGGGCAAGGTCACCGGCGGCCGGGAGATGGCGCTGATCAGCAAGCTGATGGGCGGGATTCCGGAGGAGTTCGTCCAGCTCGCGTTCCGGTTGCAGGCCTTCGACCGGGAACTGACCCGTCCGCTGTATCTGGCGCGCAACGCCCTCGACACCGAGGCGTTGGCACGGATGGAGGCCACCGACCGCTTCATGTCGAGCATGCCCGGCTACCCGGGCCGCTCGTCCTGGCAGATCTACCGGAGTCTGGTGGTGCGCAACGAACTCGCGCGCGGCTCGATCCGGCTGCGGTCGGACCTGGTGATCGAGCTGGCCAAGGTCACCTGCCGGGTCCTGCTGGTGGGCAGCCGCACCGACCTGGTCGTGCCCGCCGCCGCGGTCCGGCGTGGCCTGGCGGTGCTGCCCAATGCCGCCGAGGCCCGCTTCGTGGAGGTCACCGGCGGCCATCTCGGCCTGCTGGCCAACGTGTCCGCCGCGGACAGCACCTGGCCCGCGATCGAGGAATTCCTGCGCGGTTGA
- the fadD5 gene encoding fatty-acid--CoA ligase FadD5 has translation MSIAAEPMRSRRNHWMNQIAIHATTIPDAPALRYLGKTTTWGELHARVGRLADALARRGVGAGDRVLILMLNNTEYIESVFAINTLGAIAVPVNFRLTPPEIAYLVTDSGATAIITEAMFAPLVTAVAGQTGGLETRIVVGVGTCEGLLGYDDLLAEEGAPHEPLDVAEDTAALIMYTSGTTGNPKGAVLTHLNMQSQALTCIRAMRYAGDDIAFCASPLFHIAGLGSVAACFVLGALTVIHPLKAFDATEVLDAWERERATSVFLVPAQWQIVCADPSVPQRDLRLRVISWGAAPASDTVLQAMADTFPDALNVAVFGQTEMSPITCVLDGEDAIRKLGSVGKPIPTIATRIVDDEMNDVAPGEIGEIVYRGPTLMREYWNNPRATADAFAGGWFHSGDLVRRDEEGFVYVVDRKKDMIISGGENIYCAEVENVLFAHPRIREAAVIGRVDDKWGEVPVAIVAVEDDAEISLADLEDHLNAHLARYKHPKDLVVVETLPRNAGGKVVKHELRKLHGSAAIVGG, from the coding sequence ATGTCCATTGCCGCAGAACCGATGCGCTCGCGACGCAATCACTGGATGAACCAGATCGCGATCCACGCCACCACCATCCCGGACGCGCCCGCGCTGCGCTATCTCGGCAAGACCACCACCTGGGGCGAACTGCACGCGCGCGTCGGCCGCCTGGCCGACGCGCTGGCCCGCCGCGGTGTCGGCGCGGGCGACCGGGTGCTGATCCTGATGCTCAACAACACCGAGTACATCGAATCGGTGTTCGCGATCAACACTCTCGGCGCCATCGCGGTGCCGGTGAACTTCCGGCTCACCCCGCCCGAGATCGCCTACCTGGTCACCGACAGCGGCGCCACCGCGATCATCACCGAGGCGATGTTCGCCCCGCTGGTCACCGCGGTCGCGGGCCAGACCGGCGGCCTCGAGACCCGCATCGTGGTCGGGGTGGGCACCTGTGAGGGGCTGCTCGGCTACGACGACTTGCTCGCCGAGGAGGGCGCGCCGCACGAGCCGCTCGACGTGGCCGAGGACACCGCCGCGCTGATCATGTACACCTCCGGCACCACCGGAAACCCCAAGGGCGCGGTGCTCACCCACCTCAACATGCAGTCCCAGGCGCTCACCTGTATCCGTGCCATGCGCTACGCGGGCGACGACATCGCCTTCTGCGCGTCGCCGCTGTTCCATATCGCCGGTTTGGGTTCGGTCGCCGCGTGTTTCGTGCTCGGCGCGCTGACGGTGATCCACCCGCTCAAGGCCTTCGACGCCACCGAGGTGCTCGACGCCTGGGAGCGCGAACGCGCCACCTCGGTGTTCCTGGTGCCCGCGCAGTGGCAGATCGTCTGCGCCGATCCCTCGGTGCCGCAGCGTGATCTGCGGCTGCGGGTGATCAGCTGGGGCGCGGCCCCCGCCTCCGACACCGTCCTGCAGGCCATGGCCGACACCTTCCCAGACGCGCTGAACGTGGCGGTGTTCGGGCAGACCGAGATGTCGCCGATCACCTGCGTGCTCGACGGCGAGGACGCGATCCGCAAGCTCGGGTCCGTGGGCAAGCCCATCCCGACCATCGCCACCCGGATCGTGGACGACGAGATGAACGACGTCGCCCCGGGCGAGATCGGCGAAATCGTTTACCGCGGACCGACGCTGATGCGCGAGTACTGGAACAATCCGCGGGCCACGGCCGACGCGTTCGCCGGCGGCTGGTTCCACTCCGGTGACCTGGTGCGCCGCGACGAGGAGGGCTTCGTCTATGTGGTCGACCGCAAGAAGGACATGATCATCTCCGGCGGCGAGAACATCTACTGCGCCGAGGTGGAGAACGTGCTCTTCGCCCATCCCCGGATCCGCGAGGCCGCGGTGATCGGCCGGGTCGACGACAAGTGGGGCGAGGTGCCGGTGGCGATCGTGGCCGTCGAGGACGACGCCGAGATCAGCCTGGCCGATCTGGAAGACCATCTCAACGCGCACCTCGCGCGCTACAAGCATCCGAAGGATCTGGTCGTGGTCGAGACCCTGCCGCGCAATGCCGGCGGCAAGGTAGTCAAGCACGAACTGCGCAAGCTGCACGGCTCGGCCGCCATCGTCGGCGGCTGA
- a CDS encoding enoyl-CoA hydratase-related protein gives MSESIHLDIEHGVLRITIDRQARMNAIDLATMAELGEAITAAANEPTTRVIVLTGAGTAFCTGADLAAAAAAGGNEASPEVVMDRANDVIRAIVDSPLPVIAEVNGPAAGVGTSIALAADLIYAAEGAYLLLPFTSIGLMPDGGATAVVAAAMGRARAAELALLGGRLPAAEAAAAGLITRSVPAEELREQVDTVAAKLAVGPRRALELTKAAINAATLPELDGALAREKTGQIELLTSADFLEGMTAMLTRRAPKFAGAPSPVADPA, from the coding sequence ATGAGCGAGAGCATCCACCTCGACATCGAACACGGTGTCCTGCGCATCACGATCGACCGCCAGGCCAGGATGAACGCGATCGACCTGGCGACCATGGCCGAGCTGGGCGAGGCGATCACCGCCGCCGCCAACGAGCCGACGACCCGGGTCATCGTGCTCACCGGCGCGGGCACCGCGTTCTGCACCGGCGCCGACCTGGCCGCCGCCGCGGCCGCGGGCGGCAACGAGGCCTCCCCCGAGGTCGTGATGGACCGCGCCAACGACGTCATCCGCGCGATCGTCGACTCGCCGCTGCCGGTGATCGCCGAGGTCAATGGCCCCGCCGCCGGCGTCGGTACCTCCATCGCGCTGGCCGCCGACCTGATCTACGCGGCCGAGGGTGCCTACCTGCTGCTGCCGTTCACTTCCATCGGCCTGATGCCCGACGGCGGCGCGACCGCCGTCGTGGCGGCCGCGATGGGCCGGGCCAGGGCCGCGGAGCTGGCGCTGCTCGGCGGCAGGCTGCCCGCGGCCGAGGCCGCGGCGGCGGGCCTGATCACCCGCAGCGTGCCCGCCGAGGAACTGCGCGAGCAGGTCGACACGGTCGCCGCCAAGCTCGCGGTCGGGCCGCGGCGCGCGCTGGAACTCACCAAGGCCGCGATCAACGCGGCGACCCTGCCCGAGCTCGACGGTGCGCTCGCGCGGGAGAAGACCGGCCAGATCGAGCTGCTCACCTCCGCGGACTTCCTCGAGGGGATGACCGCCATGCTCACCCGCCGCGCCCCCAAGTTCGCCGGCGCGCCCAGCCCGGTCGCCGATCCGGCCTAG
- a CDS encoding NAD(P)H-dependent flavin oxidoreductase, translating to MLRTRFTEAFGVEHPIVQGGMMWVGRAELAAAVSNAGGLGILTGLTQPTPQALREEIARTRDLTDKPFGVNLTILPSITPPPYEEYRQAIIDGGVPIVEIAGGNPATHLPFLKDAGIKVLHKCTSVKHALKAQQVGVDGVSIDGFECAGHPGENDTPGLVLIPAAARELEIPMIASGGIADARGLVAAMALGADGVNMGTRFLCTVESPIAHTVKEQIVANTELDTKLIFRTMNNTARVADNAVSRQVVEIERAGGTFADVRDLVAGARGRKVYEEGDVDAGIWSVGQCQGLIRDIPTCAELVARMVREAEELIAGRLAGSIVEAVAR from the coding sequence ATGTTGCGCACCCGATTCACCGAGGCATTCGGTGTCGAGCACCCGATCGTGCAGGGTGGGATGATGTGGGTCGGCCGAGCCGAGCTCGCCGCGGCGGTGTCCAACGCCGGCGGCCTGGGCATCCTCACCGGGCTGACCCAGCCCACGCCCCAGGCGCTGCGCGAGGAGATCGCCCGCACCAGAGACCTCACCGACAAGCCGTTCGGGGTGAATCTGACGATCCTGCCGTCCATCACGCCGCCCCCGTACGAGGAGTACCGCCAGGCGATCATCGACGGCGGCGTGCCCATCGTGGAGATCGCCGGCGGCAACCCGGCCACCCACCTGCCCTTCCTCAAGGACGCCGGGATCAAGGTGCTGCACAAGTGCACCAGCGTCAAGCACGCGCTCAAGGCCCAGCAGGTCGGCGTCGACGGCGTGAGCATCGACGGCTTCGAATGCGCCGGGCACCCGGGTGAGAACGACACCCCCGGCCTGGTGCTGATCCCGGCGGCGGCGCGGGAGCTGGAGATCCCGATGATCGCCTCGGGCGGTATCGCCGACGCGCGCGGCCTGGTCGCCGCGATGGCGCTGGGCGCCGACGGGGTCAACATGGGCACCCGGTTCCTGTGCACCGTCGAGTCGCCGATCGCGCACACGGTCAAGGAGCAGATCGTCGCCAACACCGAGCTCGACACCAAGCTGATCTTCCGGACCATGAACAACACCGCCCGCGTCGCCGACAACGCCGTCAGCCGCCAGGTGGTCGAGATCGAGCGCGCCGGTGGCACTTTCGCCGATGTGCGCGACCTCGTCGCGGGCGCGCGTGGCCGGAAGGTCTACGAGGAGGGCGATGTGGACGCCGGGATCTGGAGCGTCGGTCAGTGCCAGGGCCTGATCCGCGACATCCCCACCTGCGCCGAACTGGTCGCGCGGATGGTGCGCGAGGCCGAGGAACTCATCGCGGGCCGCCTGGCCGGCTCGATCGTCGAGGCGGTGGCGCGATGA
- a CDS encoding aldehyde dehydrogenase family protein — translation MTETPTTTPVSATMLATANPATGEPVGRWAVDDAAAVAAAVERARGAARTWRELGFTERKRALQRWAAHLVVHSDEFCALISAENGKPVDDAYLELITAVEHLNWAAVNARKVLAPKKVWPGLMMANHEAVVEQRPYGVVGVIGPWNYPVYTPNGSIAYALAAGNTVVFKPSELTTGIGHWYADAFAKANPSLPQGILSVVSGPGETGRALVESGVDMIAFTGSTATGKRIMAAAAARLTPVVLECGGKDAAIVAEDADVAAAADAIAWSAMSNSGQTCVGTERCYVVASVYDKFLSELTQRVSELRPGTGSDASYGPMTLPSQVDVISKHVADALAKGGRALVGGPESIEAPFVAPIVLVDVPEDSTAVTEETFGPTLTVRAVADVEEAIALANASEFGLASSVFSRKRGMEIARKLRAGATSVNSPAAYAAIPALPFGGVGESGIGRIHGAAGLLGFTRPHSIARQRFVIPGMALLSFARTESTLSTVRKLTARRFGRAK, via the coding sequence ATGACCGAAACCCCCACTACTACGCCCGTTTCTGCGACAATGCTCGCCACCGCGAACCCGGCGACCGGTGAGCCGGTCGGCCGCTGGGCCGTCGACGACGCCGCCGCGGTCGCCGCCGCCGTCGAGCGGGCCCGCGGCGCCGCGCGGACCTGGCGTGAACTCGGGTTCACCGAGCGGAAGCGGGCCTTACAACGGTGGGCGGCTCATCTCGTCGTGCACAGCGACGAATTCTGCGCGCTGATCAGCGCCGAGAACGGCAAGCCGGTCGACGACGCCTACCTCGAACTGATCACCGCCGTCGAACACCTGAATTGGGCGGCGGTGAACGCGCGCAAGGTCCTGGCGCCCAAGAAGGTGTGGCCGGGCCTGATGATGGCCAATCACGAGGCCGTCGTCGAGCAGCGCCCGTACGGCGTGGTCGGCGTGATCGGGCCGTGGAACTACCCGGTCTACACCCCCAACGGCTCGATCGCCTACGCGCTGGCGGCGGGCAACACCGTGGTGTTCAAGCCGAGCGAGCTCACCACCGGCATCGGCCACTGGTACGCCGACGCCTTCGCGAAGGCGAATCCCTCACTGCCCCAGGGCATTCTGAGCGTCGTCAGCGGGCCGGGGGAGACCGGCCGGGCGCTGGTGGAATCCGGCGTCGACATGATCGCCTTCACCGGATCCACCGCGACCGGCAAGCGCATCATGGCCGCCGCGGCCGCCCGGCTCACCCCGGTCGTGCTCGAGTGCGGCGGCAAGGACGCCGCGATCGTGGCCGAGGACGCCGATGTCGCGGCGGCCGCCGACGCGATCGCCTGGTCGGCGATGTCGAACTCCGGGCAGACCTGCGTCGGCACCGAGCGCTGCTACGTGGTGGCCTCGGTGTACGACAAGTTCCTGTCCGAGCTCACCCAGCGCGTCAGCGAGCTGCGCCCCGGCACCGGATCCGACGCCTCCTACGGTCCGATGACCCTGCCCAGTCAGGTCGACGTGATCAGCAAGCACGTCGCGGACGCCCTGGCCAAGGGCGGCCGTGCGCTCGTCGGCGGACCGGAGTCGATCGAGGCTCCCTTCGTCGCGCCGATCGTGCTGGTCGACGTGCCCGAGGACTCCACGGCGGTGACCGAGGAGACCTTCGGTCCCACGCTGACCGTGCGCGCGGTGGCCGACGTCGAGGAGGCGATCGCGCTGGCCAACGCCAGCGAGTTCGGGCTCGCCTCGTCGGTGTTCTCCCGCAAGCGCGGCATGGAGATCGCGCGCAAGCTGCGCGCGGGCGCCACCTCGGTGAACAGCCCGGCCGCCTACGCGGCCATCCCGGCGCTGCCCTTCGGCGGTGTCGGCGAGTCCGGCATCGGCCGCATCCACGGTGCCGCCGGCCTGCTCGGCTTCACCCGGCCGCACTCGATCGCGCGGCAGCGCTTCGTGATTCCCGGCATGGCGCTCCTGTCGTTCGCCCGCACCGAGTCGACGCTGTCGACCGTGCGCAAGCTCACCGCTCGCCGCTTCGGCCGGGCCAAGTAG
- a CDS encoding acyl-CoA dehydrogenase family protein yields the protein MGVEFSPEQKDFAAAVAAFAKREAGTREQRDALTAHDSEQHNPGVYAKMAELGWLGLTVPEEYGGSDASMVDMCILLEESLRGMLPIGAIGPTLITGGAYAKFGTEAQKEDVLRGIVRGASQSISMSEPEAGSDVGNLSTKAVKTADGWLINGQKTWCSNAHISENILLVARTSKEGGKHEGLTMFHVPANTPGLQISPIELMGNQTETNDLYFTDCVLPEDAVVGEEGNGWRQLMTGLNFERLILAAMSLGAAERAFEDTLAFVTQRKQFGRPIGTFQSLRHRLADLATEIECTKLLVYNVAREADANPTKMLAREASMAKLKATETSKRVALEGMQMMGGYGYAREFDMEKHVRGALVSTIFGGTSEIQRDIIGRTLGL from the coding sequence ATGGGCGTCGAATTCAGCCCGGAACAGAAGGATTTCGCCGCGGCGGTGGCCGCGTTCGCCAAGCGCGAGGCGGGCACCAGGGAGCAGCGTGACGCGCTCACCGCGCACGACTCCGAGCAGCACAACCCCGGCGTGTACGCGAAGATGGCCGAACTCGGCTGGCTGGGCCTGACGGTGCCCGAGGAGTACGGCGGCTCGGACGCCTCCATGGTCGACATGTGCATCCTGCTGGAGGAGTCGCTGCGCGGCATGCTGCCGATCGGCGCGATCGGCCCGACGCTGATCACCGGCGGCGCCTACGCCAAGTTCGGCACCGAAGCGCAGAAGGAAGACGTGCTGCGCGGCATCGTGCGCGGTGCCTCCCAGTCGATCTCGATGTCGGAGCCCGAGGCGGGCTCGGATGTGGGCAACCTGTCGACCAAGGCGGTCAAGACCGCCGACGGCTGGCTGATCAACGGCCAGAAGACCTGGTGTTCCAACGCGCACATCTCCGAGAACATCCTGCTCGTCGCCCGCACCTCGAAGGAGGGCGGAAAGCACGAGGGCCTCACCATGTTCCACGTGCCCGCGAACACGCCGGGCCTGCAGATCAGCCCGATCGAGCTGATGGGCAACCAGACCGAGACCAACGATCTGTACTTCACCGACTGCGTGCTGCCCGAGGACGCGGTGGTCGGCGAGGAGGGCAACGGCTGGCGTCAGCTGATGACCGGGCTCAACTTCGAGCGCCTCATCCTGGCCGCCATGAGCCTGGGCGCCGCCGAGCGCGCGTTCGAGGACACCCTGGCGTTCGTGACCCAGCGCAAGCAGTTCGGCAGGCCGATCGGCACGTTCCAGTCGCTGCGGCACCGGCTGGCCGATCTGGCCACCGAGATCGAATGCACCAAGCTGCTGGTCTACAACGTGGCCAGGGAGGCCGACGCCAACCCCACCAAGATGCTGGCCCGCGAAGCGTCGATGGCCAAGCTCAAGGCCACCGAGACCAGCAAGCGGGTGGCGCTGGAGGGCATGCAGATGATGGGCGGCTACGGCTACGCGCGCGAGTTCGACATGGAGAAGCACGTGCGCGGCGCCCTGGTGTCGACCATCTTCGGCGGCACCAGCGAGATCCAGCGCGACATCATCGGTCGCACCCTGGGCCTCTAG